The genomic segment GTAATCTTGGGCTGTATATTGTAGCTTTCTCGATTTTCTTGATAAAATCCTCTTTTGTGATATTGAGAAGTTCACAAAATTCGGTTGTGTCAATTTTTTTAACCTCCCTTGGGATTACCATAATATCATAAGAAGCTTGGTTTGAAACCAAAAGTTTGCCTTTTCTATCAAAAATATAACCTCTCTCCGGATAGTCATATTTTATCTTGATGGCATTGTTATCGGATTTCAATTTAAATGAATCATCGACAACTTGTAGAAAAAAAATACGTAAAACTAATAATGAAGCTCCAATAATAATTAAGGTAGGTAGCAAGACTTTTCTCATCGCTTATTTGGCTTAATTAAATAGATTATAATAACTGAAATGATAATTGTTAAGGCTGTACTAGTAATACTTCTCAATAGAATATCAAAAATTAAACTGAATTGAAAAGCTTCTAAAATAAATAAAATCAAATGATGCAATAAAATTGCAACAAAAAGAAATGAAAATCTCTCTGGAGTTAGAGTATCGTTTAGTTTAATGGTTTGGTATTCATAACTCACTCCAAAAGCAAATTTAAAAATACTAGGTCTGAAGTAAGCTAATAGTATACTTGCAGTTGTATGTATTCCTCCAGAATTACTAAAAATATCTAGCAATAAACCAAGAAAAAAACTACTAATTAAAAGCGCCGATTTATTTCCGTTTACAGGAAATAAAATGATGAAAAGTACATAGGGAAACGGACTTACAAAGCCAAATAGATTAATGTTATTGAAAATAATTATTTGCAATAAGAACAAACTGATAAATCTAAAAATATTTAAAAAAAAGCTGCTATTCATCTTCTTTACTTTTTTCTAGATTGATAATTTCTTGTCGGTCTTTTCCTTTAATGATGTATACATGTCCTAGATTGGTCATGTCATTGAATAATTTGATATCTAAAGTATAATAATTTGTCTCATTGTCGATATACACTTTATCAATAGTTCCAATATTGATATTTTCTGGAAAAATTACAGATTGTCCTCCTGTTACAATAGTATCTCCTTTTCTAACCGAAGCTAATCTTGGGACATCAATTAATTGCACATATCCTGTACTTTTTCCATTCCAAATTAATGAACCAAAGTGATTTGATTTTTTTACTTTCGCATTTATTTGCGATTTTTTATTCAAAATACTTATTACAGTTGCATAGTTTGGAGACGTATTATCAATTATCCCAACAATTCCCAAACTATTAATAACACCCATGTCGGGTTTAATGCCTTGACGTTCTCCGGAATTGATGGTTAGATAATTCTCATATACACTGTACGAGTTACGAATAACTTTGGATACAATTATGTCTTGAGAGCGTACTCCTTTTATACTATCTAATCTTGCTGCTACAGAAGAATCAGCTGTCTTAAATAGTAGGCTTTTTAATGTGGCGTTTTCTTGTGCTAAAGCCTCGTTTTGTGATTTTAAATTCAAGTATTCATCAAATTCGCTAAGTTGTTCGTATACTCCTCCGCTTAAGAAATTAGCTGAACTAATTACTCTACTTCTATGAAAAGAATGGGATTGAATAGTTAGTGATAACGAAATACCTAAAAGCAGCAAAAACAGTAAGCGATTACTGTTTTTAAATATAAAAGATACTATTTGCTGCATTTTTTAAATGTATAATTGATGATTTTCTTTTAAAAAAATATTATTTAATCAAGATACTTTTGAATCTATTGATATTTTTTAATGCCATTCCAGTTCCTCTTACCACAGCTCTTAATGGATCTTCGGCTATGTAAACAGGCAGGTCAGTTTTTAACGAAATACGTTTATCAAGACCACGTAACATAGATCCACCTCCAGCAAGATAAATACCAGTATTATAAATATCAGCGGCTAATTCAGGTGGAGTTTGAGATAGCGTCTCCATGATCGCATCTTCGATACGTTGAATAGATTTATCCAAGGCTTTTGCAATTTCACGGTGAGAAACTTCAACTTGTTTTGGTTTTCCAGTTAATAAATCTCGTCCTTGTACTGACATATCTTCTGGAGCAGTTTCCAAATCGTCTAAAGCAGCTCCAATTTGAATTTTAATTTTTTCGGCAGTACTTTCTCCAACAAATAAGTTGTGTTGGGTACGCATATAATAAATGATGTCATTGGTAAATACATCTCCAGCAATTTTAACCGATTTGTCACAAACAATTCCGCCAAGCGCAATTACTGCAATTTCAGTAGTACCACCACCGATGTCGACAATCATATTTCCCTTAGGTTGCATAATGTCAATACCAATACCAATAGCAGCTGCCATTGGCTCGTGAATCAAATATACTTCTTTTCCATTTACTCTTTCACAGGATTCTTTCACCGCGCGCATTTCTACTTCTGTAATCCCTGATGGAATACAAACGACCATTCGTAATGCTGGAGTAAACATTCTTTTTTTCAATGCAGGAATGCTCTTAATAAACATATTAATCATTTTCTCTGACGCATCAAAATCAGCAATTACTCCGTCTTTTAGAGGGCGAATTGTTTTAATGTTTTCGTGAGTTTTACCCTGCATCATGTTGGCTTCTTTACCAACAGCAATTATTTTACCAGAAATTCTATCTCTAGCAACAATAGAAGGGCTATCTATAACAACTTTATCGTTGTGAATAATTAGTGTGTTTGCGGTACCAAGGTCGATTGCGATATCCTCGGTCATGAAATCAAAAAATCCCATAAGCGTAATTGGGTTTTAAATTTAAAATTAAATAACAAGCAAAGTTAAACAAATTAATGTTTAAAATGACGTGTTCCTGTAAATACCATTGCTAATTTATTTTCGTTACAATAGTCGATACTCAATTGGTCTTTAATTGAACCTCCTGGTTGAATTACAGCAGTGATTCCAGCTTTTTTAGCCAACTCCACACAGTCAGGAAAAGGGAAAAAAGCATCACTTGCCATGGAAGCTCCGTTAAGGTCAAAACCAAAAGCACTTGCTTTATCAATAGCTTGCATTAGCGCATCAACTCGAGAAGTTTGCCCTGTTCCAGAGGAAATGAGCGTTCCGTTTTTAGCAAAAACAATCGTATTCGATTTAGTGTTTTTACACACTTTTGATGCAAAAATTAAATCTTCTACTTCTTGAGCTGTTGGTGCTGTAATTGTAACTGTTTTTAAATCTTCTTTTGTATCGGTAATATTATTTCTATCCTGAACTAAAATTCCGTTCAAACAAGTTCGAACTTGTCTTTCTGGCAAGGCAACTTTATTTTGAACCAAAATAATTCTGTTTTTCTTTTCTTCTAAAATAGTAATGGCTTCTGAATCAAATTCAGGTGCAATAACAACTTCACAAAACAGATGATTAATTTCAGTTGCTGTAGCAACATCAATTTTGGTATTAGCAATTAGCACGCCTCCAAAAGCTGATGTTGGATCGCAAGCCAAAGCAGCTAAATACGCTTCACAAATTGTTTTTCTTGAAGCTAACCCACAAGCATTGTTGTGTTTTAGAATAGCGAAAGTTGGTCCGTCATTTTGAAATTCATTAATCAAATTGACTGCAGCGTCTACATCAAGTAGGTTGTTGTAGGATAGTTCTTTTCCGTGGACTTTATTGAACATTTTCTCAAATTCGCCAAAGAAAAATCCTTTTTGATGAGGGTTTTCTCCGTAACGCAATACTTGTCCATTGGCAATACTTTCTTTATAAATCGTTTCGTCAGTATTGAAATAATTAAAAATTGCTCCATCATAGTGAGAAGAAACGTGAAATGCCTTGGTTGCTAAAAGTTTTCTATCTTCTAATGAAGTTGTACCATTTTGATTGGTAATCATATCTAAAAACAAGCTATAATCGTCAACCGAAGCTACAATAACAGTATCTTTAAAGTTTTTTGCAGCGGCACGAATCAATGAAATTCCGCCAATATCAATTTTTTCAATAATATCTGCTTCACTTGCTCTTGAAGCAACTGTTTTTTCAAAAGGGTATAAATCAACAATGACTAAATCAATTTGAGGAATGTCAAATTCTTTCATTTGTTGCACATCACTTTCATTATCCTGACGGTTCAAGATGCCTCCAAAAACTTTCGGATGTAATGTTTTAACTCTTCCGCCAAGAATCGATGGATATGAAGTTACATCTTCAACAGGAATTACTGGAATGCCTAAATTTTTGATAAAATCTTCTGTTCCACCAGTTGAATAAAGTGTTACATTTTGAGAATGCAATTTTCTTACAATTGGTTCAAGACCGTCTTTAGAAAATACTGAAATTAATGCAGATTGAATGGATTTAGTTGTGCTCATTGTGTAGTTAAAATTATAAAGTGCAAAAATAGTTTTTTTTTGATTATAAATATCCATCTAGAGCTGTAACATTCTACTAATTATGAAGACAAATTGGAGGGTTAATTTATATTAGGTTTTTGAAT from the Flavobacterium ammonificans genome contains:
- a CDS encoding rod shape-determining protein, with translation MGFFDFMTEDIAIDLGTANTLIIHNDKVVIDSPSIVARDRISGKIIAVGKEANMMQGKTHENIKTIRPLKDGVIADFDASEKMINMFIKSIPALKKRMFTPALRMVVCIPSGITEVEMRAVKESCERVNGKEVYLIHEPMAAAIGIGIDIMQPKGNMIVDIGGGTTEIAVIALGGIVCDKSVKIAGDVFTNDIIYYMRTQHNLFVGESTAEKIKIQIGAALDDLETAPEDMSVQGRDLLTGKPKQVEVSHREIAKALDKSIQRIEDAIMETLSQTPPELAADIYNTGIYLAGGGSMLRGLDKRISLKTDLPVYIAEDPLRAVVRGTGMALKNINRFKSILIK
- the purH gene encoding bifunctional phosphoribosylaminoimidazolecarboxamide formyltransferase/IMP cyclohydrolase; translated protein: MSTTKSIQSALISVFSKDGLEPIVRKLHSQNVTLYSTGGTEDFIKNLGIPVIPVEDVTSYPSILGGRVKTLHPKVFGGILNRQDNESDVQQMKEFDIPQIDLVIVDLYPFEKTVASRASEADIIEKIDIGGISLIRAAAKNFKDTVIVASVDDYSLFLDMITNQNGTTSLEDRKLLATKAFHVSSHYDGAIFNYFNTDETIYKESIANGQVLRYGENPHQKGFFFGEFEKMFNKVHGKELSYNNLLDVDAAVNLINEFQNDGPTFAILKHNNACGLASRKTICEAYLAALACDPTSAFGGVLIANTKIDVATATEINHLFCEVVIAPEFDSEAITILEEKKNRIILVQNKVALPERQVRTCLNGILVQDRNNITDTKEDLKTVTITAPTAQEVEDLIFASKVCKNTKSNTIVFAKNGTLISSGTGQTSRVDALMQAIDKASAFGFDLNGASMASDAFFPFPDCVELAKKAGITAVIQPGGSIKDQLSIDYCNENKLAMVFTGTRHFKH
- the mreC gene encoding rod shape-determining protein MreC; protein product: MQQIVSFIFKNSNRLLFLLLLGISLSLTIQSHSFHRSRVISSANFLSGGVYEQLSEFDEYLNLKSQNEALAQENATLKSLLFKTADSSVAARLDSIKGVRSQDIIVSKVIRNSYSVYENYLTINSGERQGIKPDMGVINSLGIVGIIDNTSPNYATVISILNKKSQINAKVKKSNHFGSLIWNGKSTGYVQLIDVPRLASVRKGDTIVTGGQSVIFPENINIGTIDKVYIDNETNYYTLDIKLFNDMTNLGHVYIIKGKDRQEIINLEKSKEDE
- a CDS encoding rod shape-determining protein MreD, producing MNSSFFLNIFRFISLFLLQIIIFNNINLFGFVSPFPYVLFIILFPVNGNKSALLISSFFLGLLLDIFSNSGGIHTTASILLAYFRPSIFKFAFGVSYEYQTIKLNDTLTPERFSFLFVAILLHHLILFILEAFQFSLIFDILLRSITSTALTIIISVIIIYLIKPNKR